One genomic segment of Streptomyces liangshanensis includes these proteins:
- the nagA gene encoding N-acetylglucosamine-6-phosphate deacetylase → MAARAKSTVLTGGRVVLPTGTVDGGRVIVEGTRITGAAPADAVPLDLSGHWVVPGFVDMHNHGGGGASFTSGSVDEVLKGVRTHLEHGTTTLVASLVTGEADFLAQRASVLSELVEQGDLAGIHFEGPFISPCRKGAHSEELLRDPDPAAVRKLVDAGRGAVRMVTLATELPGGIESVRLLAELGVIAAIGHTDATYEQTAEAIDAGATVATHLFNAMPPLGHRAPGPIAALLEDERVTVELINDGTHLHPAALELAFHRAGAGRVAFITDAMDAAGFGDGLYQLGPLAVEVKEGVARLVEGGSIAGSTLTLDTAFKRAATVDRLPVGDIVQAISANPAKLLGLYDRVGSLEPGKDADLVVLDADFAVKGVLRRGAWVIQPQLG, encoded by the coding sequence ATGGCCGCACGCGCCAAGAGCACCGTTCTGACCGGGGGAAGAGTCGTGCTGCCCACCGGGACCGTGGACGGCGGCCGGGTGATCGTCGAAGGTACCCGGATCACGGGCGCCGCCCCCGCCGACGCCGTACCGCTGGACCTGTCGGGGCACTGGGTCGTGCCGGGCTTCGTGGACATGCACAACCACGGCGGCGGCGGCGCCTCGTTCACCTCCGGTTCCGTGGACGAGGTGCTCAAGGGTGTCCGTACGCACCTGGAGCACGGCACCACGACACTCGTCGCCTCCCTGGTGACGGGCGAGGCGGACTTCCTCGCGCAGCGCGCCTCCGTCCTCTCCGAGCTGGTCGAGCAGGGCGACCTGGCCGGGATCCACTTCGAGGGCCCGTTCATCTCGCCGTGCCGCAAGGGCGCCCACAGCGAGGAGCTGCTGCGCGACCCCGACCCGGCCGCGGTGCGGAAGCTGGTCGACGCGGGGCGCGGGGCGGTCAGGATGGTGACCCTCGCGACGGAACTGCCGGGCGGGATCGAGTCCGTACGGCTGCTGGCGGAGCTGGGCGTCATCGCCGCGATCGGGCACACGGACGCGACGTACGAGCAGACCGCCGAGGCCATCGACGCGGGCGCGACCGTCGCCACGCACCTCTTCAACGCGATGCCGCCGCTGGGCCACCGGGCCCCGGGGCCGATCGCCGCGCTGCTGGAGGACGAGCGGGTCACCGTCGAGCTGATCAACGACGGGACGCATCTGCACCCGGCGGCGTTGGAGCTGGCGTTCCACCGCGCGGGCGCGGGCCGCGTCGCCTTCATCACGGACGCGATGGACGCGGCGGGCTTCGGCGACGGGCTCTACCAGCTCGGCCCGCTGGCCGTGGAGGTCAAGGAGGGTGTGGCGCGGCTGGTGGAGGGCGGCTCGATCGCCGGATCCACGCTGACCCTGGACACGGCCTTCAAGCGGGCCGCGACGGTGGACCGGCTGCCCGTCGGCGACATCGTCCAGGCGATCTCGGCCAACCCGGCGAAGCTGCTGGGCCTGTACGACCGGGTCGGCTCGCTGGAGCCGGGCAAGGACGCGGACCTGGTCGTCCTGGACGCGGACTTCGCGGTCAAGGGTGTGCTGCGGCGCGGCGCATGGGTGATCCAACCTCAGCTGGGGTGA
- the otsB gene encoding trehalose-phosphatase — protein sequence MGSPENPLPTPTTTTGTAGLTALLAHPAKAVVALDFDGTLADIVPDPEQARAHPRALPALAALAPHVASIVVITGRPAEVAVRFGGFAGVPGLERLVVLGHYGAERWDAATGTVTAPDPHPGVAAARAELPALLDGLALGQGTWIEEKGQAFAVHTRRATDPQAAFDALRTPLAGLATRHGLVLEPGRMVLELRPPGVDKGVALTRYVDESGAETILYAGDDLGDLPAYTAVDALRANGHPGLLVCSGTEVPELSTRSDLTLPGPAAVADFLAALAEAVSAT from the coding sequence ATGGGCAGCCCCGAGAACCCCCTGCCAACCCCCACCACAACCACCGGCACCGCCGGCCTCACCGCGCTCCTCGCACACCCCGCCAAAGCCGTGGTCGCTCTCGACTTCGACGGCACCCTCGCCGACATCGTCCCCGACCCCGAACAGGCCCGCGCCCACCCCCGCGCCCTCCCCGCCCTCGCGGCCCTCGCCCCGCACGTCGCGTCGATCGTCGTGATCACCGGCCGGCCCGCCGAGGTCGCCGTGCGGTTCGGCGGCTTCGCGGGCGTGCCGGGCCTGGAGCGCCTCGTGGTCCTCGGCCACTACGGCGCCGAGCGCTGGGACGCGGCCACCGGCACGGTCACCGCCCCCGACCCGCACCCCGGCGTGGCCGCGGCCCGCGCCGAACTCCCCGCCCTCCTCGACGGCCTCGCCCTCGGCCAGGGCACGTGGATCGAGGAGAAGGGCCAGGCGTTCGCGGTCCACACCCGCAGGGCCACCGACCCCCAGGCGGCCTTCGACGCCCTGCGCACCCCGCTCGCCGGCCTCGCGACCCGCCACGGCCTGGTCCTGGAGCCGGGCCGCATGGTCCTGGAACTACGCCCGCCCGGCGTGGACAAGGGCGTGGCACTGACCCGGTACGTGGACGAGTCCGGCGCCGAGACGATCCTGTACGCGGGCGACGACCTCGGCGACCTCCCCGCCTACACGGCCGTGGACGCCCTGCGCGCGAACGGCCACCCGGGCCTCCTGGTGTGCAGCGGCACGGAGGTCCCGGAACTGTCCACCAGATCCGACCTCACCCTCCCGGGCCCCGCCGCGGTCGCCGACTTCCTGGCGGCCCTGGCGGAGGCGGTCTCCGCCACCTGA
- a CDS encoding carbohydrate-binding protein encodes MTAGNNGASTPEDDDPFGYLYEDGQAAAAQQRRQGGYGYPGPAAQPGVPRTSYNQVRAVGERQYGQQPQVPQQQGYGQQQQYGQASYAGYGQQPNGPAPTGQYGAAPAPHASEATSRVPLQRGGGRGRGPNTRGLLIGAVAVVAVVVIGITAALVSGGGDEDKNNDAAPTAAPSVGESDQPSEKPSQDAGDKPPAELPKQDAATLQLTPPAAVSSDIPGAKGTNGAYVSLNGAGAAATWKVDVPKAGAYTLFVTYGVPGKDAKTSLFVNSDERRDINMKNFANAPEGAWDKGWTVTYAYVNLDKGSNTFKISCEAGDQCETVLDQLELKAGQVKR; translated from the coding sequence ATGACGGCCGGGAACAACGGCGCGAGCACACCCGAGGACGACGATCCGTTCGGCTATCTGTACGAGGACGGACAGGCGGCGGCCGCCCAACAGCGACGCCAGGGGGGGTACGGATACCCCGGTCCCGCGGCGCAGCCAGGTGTACCACGGACGTCGTACAACCAGGTCAGAGCGGTGGGCGAGCGCCAGTACGGCCAGCAGCCGCAGGTCCCTCAGCAGCAGGGGTACGGCCAGCAGCAGCAGTACGGCCAGGCCTCCTACGCCGGTTACGGCCAGCAGCCGAACGGCCCCGCGCCGACCGGCCAGTACGGCGCCGCACCGGCACCGCACGCCTCCGAGGCCACCAGCCGCGTACCGCTCCAGCGCGGCGGCGGACGGGGTCGCGGACCCAACACCAGGGGCCTGCTCATAGGCGCGGTCGCGGTGGTCGCGGTGGTCGTGATCGGAATCACAGCGGCGCTCGTGTCGGGCGGCGGCGACGAGGACAAGAACAACGACGCGGCCCCGACGGCCGCCCCGAGCGTCGGCGAGTCGGACCAGCCCAGCGAGAAGCCGAGCCAGGACGCCGGGGACAAGCCGCCGGCGGAGCTGCCGAAGCAGGACGCGGCGACCCTCCAGCTCACCCCGCCCGCGGCGGTGTCGTCCGACATCCCCGGCGCGAAGGGCACCAACGGCGCGTACGTGTCGCTGAACGGCGCGGGCGCGGCGGCGACCTGGAAGGTGGACGTGCCGAAGGCGGGGGCGTACACCCTCTTCGTGACCTACGGCGTGCCCGGCAAGGACGCGAAGACCTCGCTGTTCGTCAACAGCGACGAGCGCCGTGACATCAACATGAAGAACTTCGCGAACGCGCCCGAGGGGGCCTGGGACAAGGGGTGGACGGTCACCTACGCGTACGTCAACCTCGACAAGGGCTCGAACACGTTCAAGATCTCCTGCGAAGCGGGCGACCAGTGCGAGACCGTCCTCGACCAGCTCGAACTGAAGGCGGGTCAGGTCAAGCGCTGA
- a CDS encoding extracellular solute-binding protein: MGMTMALAGCGATGSSGDVTLKLVAADYGTGPANSSEKYWSALAKDFETRNPGIKVDVDVRSWKTVDADVASMVKRGEAPDIAQIGAYADYVKQDALYSADELLNIPTQANFLTQLSDAGKVNRIQYGLPFVASTRLLFYNEKLFDEAGLSAPKTWADIESDAKALKAEGVTTPFALPLGSEEAQAETMMWLLSGGGGYTETADDSYSIDSAQNVETFKWLQKNLVGDGLTGPVAPGKLDRAAAFTAFNAGKVGMLNGHPTLMQEAEKAGVKVGMVPLPGINGKSKSSMGVADWMMAFKQPGHREAAGKFLDFVFSDKNVLDFVGQYDLLPVTYSANDAMAKDPRYADLSKFQDALPTSQLPPVGKTSWAKVSESIKKNIGKAVEPGVNPSTVLGAIARDAVTAEAAE, encoded by the coding sequence ATGGGCATGACAATGGCGCTGGCGGGTTGCGGCGCCACCGGTTCGTCGGGCGACGTGACCCTCAAGCTTGTCGCCGCCGACTACGGGACCGGCCCGGCCAACAGCTCCGAGAAGTACTGGTCAGCGCTGGCCAAGGACTTCGAGACCAGGAACCCCGGCATCAAGGTCGACGTCGACGTCCGCTCGTGGAAGACCGTCGACGCCGACGTCGCCTCGATGGTCAAGCGCGGCGAGGCCCCCGACATCGCGCAGATCGGCGCCTACGCCGACTACGTCAAGCAGGACGCCCTCTACAGCGCGGACGAACTGCTCAACATCCCGACCCAGGCGAACTTCCTGACGCAGTTGTCCGACGCGGGGAAGGTCAACCGCATCCAGTACGGGCTGCCGTTCGTCGCCTCCACCCGGCTGCTGTTCTACAACGAGAAGCTCTTCGACGAGGCCGGCCTGAGCGCCCCGAAGACCTGGGCCGACATCGAGTCGGACGCCAAGGCGCTGAAGGCGGAGGGCGTCACCACGCCGTTCGCGCTGCCGCTGGGGTCGGAGGAGGCCCAGGCCGAGACGATGATGTGGCTGCTGAGCGGCGGGGGCGGCTACACGGAGACCGCCGACGACTCGTACAGCATCGACTCGGCGCAGAACGTGGAGACCTTCAAGTGGCTCCAGAAGAACCTGGTCGGGGACGGGCTGACCGGTCCCGTCGCGCCGGGGAAGCTGGACCGCGCGGCCGCGTTCACGGCGTTCAACGCCGGCAAGGTCGGCATGCTGAACGGCCACCCGACGCTGATGCAGGAGGCCGAGAAGGCCGGCGTCAAGGTCGGGATGGTGCCGCTGCCCGGCATCAACGGCAAGTCCAAGTCCTCGATGGGCGTGGCCGACTGGATGATGGCGTTCAAGCAGCCGGGGCACCGTGAGGCGGCCGGGAAGTTCCTGGACTTCGTGTTCAGCGACAAGAACGTGCTGGACTTCGTGGGCCAGTACGACCTGCTGCCCGTCACCTACAGCGCGAACGACGCGATGGCCAAGGACCCGCGGTACGCGGACCTGAGCAAGTTCCAGGACGCGCTGCCGACGTCGCAGTTGCCGCCGGTCGGCAAGACGTCGTGGGCGAAGGTGAGCGAGAGCATCAAGAAGAACATCGGCAAGGCCGTGGAGCCGGGCGTGAATCCGTCGACGGTGCTCGGCGCGATCGCGCGGGACGCGGTCACGGCGGAGGCCGCGGAGTAG
- a CDS encoding alpha,alpha-trehalose-phosphate synthase (UDP-forming) has translation MVSEQAAQVLVASNRGPVSYTLRDDGALEARRGGGGLVSGLSAIGPDTDAVWVCAALGDGDHEAVRRTGGRLDPEDTGGQRVRMLGIAPDVYAGAYNGVANSTLWFVHHLLYQTPLEPSFGAEFRAQWGAYEAYNRAFAEALADEAADGASVLVQDYHLALVPGMLRALRPDLRIGHFSHTPWAPVDYFRLLPDDIARQLLRGILGADRAAFLTHRWADAFTACCTELLGGTGSTRIGVHGLGADADFLRERAHRPDVGERIVSLREEIGGTDRRTIVRVDRTELSKNIVRGLLAYRQLLTDHPEWRERVVHVAFAYPSRQDLSVYRDYTAEVQRVADAINLDFGTDGWLPVVLHVKDDFARSLAAYRLADVALVNPIRDGMNLVAKEIPVVSENGCVLVLSREAGAYEELGDDALVVNPYDISATATALHEALTMPHDERAERTKRLAAAATALPPSQWFLDQLEALRG, from the coding sequence ATGGTTTCCGAGCAGGCCGCCCAGGTCCTCGTCGCGTCCAACCGCGGCCCCGTCTCGTACACGCTCCGCGACGACGGAGCGCTGGAGGCCCGGCGCGGCGGCGGCGGGCTGGTGTCCGGCCTCTCGGCCATCGGCCCCGACACGGACGCGGTATGGGTGTGCGCGGCCCTCGGCGACGGCGACCACGAGGCGGTACGGCGTACCGGCGGCCGGCTGGACCCGGAGGACACCGGCGGGCAGCGCGTACGGATGCTGGGCATCGCCCCCGACGTCTACGCCGGCGCGTACAACGGGGTGGCCAACTCCACGCTCTGGTTCGTCCACCACCTGCTCTACCAGACCCCGCTGGAGCCGTCCTTCGGCGCGGAGTTCCGGGCGCAGTGGGGGGCGTACGAGGCGTACAACCGCGCGTTCGCCGAAGCCCTCGCGGACGAGGCCGCCGACGGCGCGTCGGTCCTCGTCCAGGACTACCACCTGGCCCTGGTCCCCGGCATGCTCCGCGCCCTGCGCCCCGACCTGCGGATCGGCCACTTCTCGCACACCCCCTGGGCGCCGGTGGACTACTTCCGGCTGCTCCCCGACGACATCGCCCGCCAACTGCTGCGGGGCATCCTGGGCGCGGACCGCGCGGCGTTCCTGACCCACCGCTGGGCGGACGCCTTCACGGCCTGCTGCACGGAACTGCTGGGCGGCACGGGCAGCACCCGGATCGGCGTGCACGGCCTGGGCGCGGACGCGGACTTCCTGCGCGAACGGGCGCACCGCCCCGACGTGGGCGAGCGCATCGTGTCGCTGCGCGAGGAGATCGGCGGGACGGACCGGCGGACGATCGTCCGGGTGGACCGTACGGAACTGTCCAAGAACATCGTCCGCGGCCTCCTGGCGTACCGGCAGCTGCTCACCGACCACCCCGAGTGGCGCGAACGCGTGGTCCACGTGGCCTTCGCGTACCCCTCCCGCCAGGACCTGTCGGTCTACCGCGACTACACGGCCGAGGTCCAGCGCGTGGCGGACGCGATCAACCTGGACTTCGGCACGGACGGCTGGCTCCCGGTCGTCCTCCACGTCAAGGACGACTTCGCCCGCTCCCTGGCGGCGTACCGCCTGGCGGACGTGGCGCTGGTCAACCCGATCCGCGACGGCATGAACCTGGTCGCGAAGGAGATCCCCGTGGTCTCGGAGAACGGCTGCGTCCTGGTCCTGTCCCGCGAGGCGGGCGCGTACGAGGAACTGGGCGACGACGCGCTGGTGGTGAACCCGTACGACATCTCGGCGACGGCGACGGCCCTCCACGAGGCCCTGACGATGCCCCACGACGAACGCGCGGAACGCACGAAGCGCCTGGCGGCGGCGGCCACGGCGCTCCCCCCGTCCCAGTGGTTCCTGGACCAGCTGGAGGCGCTGCGGGGGTGA
- a CDS encoding 1-phosphofructokinase family hexose kinase, with translation MILTVTLNTALDITYRTPRLVPHTTHRVSEVIERPGGKGLNVARVLAALGHETVVTGFAGGRTGDVLRELLPLAPGIPAYAPPVDALVPIAGATRRTVAVVDGSTGDTTQLNEPGPVVSPAEWAAFLARYEELLAGADAVALCGSLPPGIHVGAYADLVRGARGAGVPVLLDTGGEPLRRGIAARPDLVKPNADELARLTGSREPLRATRDARRRGAHAVVASLGPDGVLAATPDGVWRACPPAPAKGNPTGAGDSVVAGLLSALVERLPWPDRLTRAVALATATVLSPAAGEFDAGAYGELLSRVRVTEQPPQ, from the coding sequence GTGATTCTGACCGTCACGCTCAACACCGCGCTCGACATCACGTACCGCACGCCCCGGCTGGTCCCGCACACCACGCACCGCGTGAGCGAGGTGATCGAGCGGCCGGGCGGCAAGGGGCTGAACGTCGCGCGGGTGCTGGCGGCGCTCGGGCACGAGACGGTGGTGACGGGGTTCGCGGGCGGCAGGACGGGTGACGTCCTGCGCGAACTGCTCCCGCTCGCGCCGGGCATCCCGGCCTACGCCCCGCCCGTGGACGCGCTCGTACCGATCGCCGGCGCCACCCGCCGTACCGTCGCGGTCGTCGACGGGTCCACCGGCGACACCACCCAGCTCAACGAACCGGGGCCGGTCGTCTCCCCCGCCGAGTGGGCCGCCTTCCTGGCCCGCTACGAGGAGCTGCTCGCGGGCGCGGACGCGGTCGCCCTGTGCGGCAGCCTGCCGCCCGGCATCCACGTCGGCGCCTACGCCGACCTGGTACGGGGAGCGCGCGGCGCGGGTGTGCCCGTCCTGCTCGACACCGGTGGCGAACCGCTGCGGCGGGGCATCGCCGCCCGCCCCGACCTGGTCAAGCCGAACGCCGACGAACTCGCCCGCCTCACCGGCTCCCGCGAGCCCCTGCGCGCCACCCGCGACGCCCGGCGCCGCGGCGCCCACGCCGTGGTGGCCTCGCTCGGCCCCGACGGCGTGCTGGCGGCGACCCCGGACGGCGTCTGGCGCGCCTGCCCGCCGGCCCCGGCGAAGGGCAACCCGACCGGCGCGGGCGACTCGGTGGTGGCGGGCCTGCTCTCCGCGCTGGTGGAGCGCCTCCCGTGGCCGGACCGCCTCACGCGCGCGGTCGCGCTGGCCACGGCGACCGTCCTGTCCCCGGCGGCGGGCGAGTTCGACGCGGGGGCGTACGGCGAACTGCTGTCACGGGTACGGGTGACGGAACAGCCCCCGCAGTGA
- a CDS encoding DUF3263 domain-containing protein, which translates to MPPPAPEDAAPSPSSPSSELSERDRAVLAMERRGWPGPGAKERAIREGLGISPTRYYQLLGALLDDPRAAAHDPVTVNRLRRLRTTHRARR; encoded by the coding sequence GTGCCGCCCCCCGCCCCGGAAGACGCCGCGCCCTCCCCTTCCTCGCCCTCTTCGGAGCTCTCGGAGCGGGACAGGGCGGTGCTCGCGATGGAGCGGCGCGGCTGGCCGGGGCCGGGGGCGAAGGAGCGGGCGATCCGGGAGGGCCTGGGGATCTCGCCGACGCGCTACTACCAACTGCTGGGCGCGCTCCTCGACGACCCCAGGGCCGCGGCCCACGACCCGGTCACGGTCAACCGCCTACGCCGCCTGAGAACCACCCACCGAGCCCGCCGCTGA
- a CDS encoding glucosyl-3-phosphoglycerate synthase, with the protein MLEEVERWLTRRSWSVADRSLDRLLAAKTARGTTVSVVLPALDEESTVGAIVSVVRRELMERAPLVDELVVIDSGSSDATAKVAAEAGARVVHRDDILPRLPALPGKGEVLWRSLLVTGGDVVCFVDADLREFSADFVTGIVGPLLTEPDVQLVKAMYDRPLGSRGAPGASAGPSAGQGGRVTELVARPLLNLHWPLLAGFVQPLGGEYAARRTLLERLPFPVGYGVELGLLVDALHTVGLDALGQVDVGTRLHRHQDDRALGRMAAAIYRTAQLRLSRSHLGAHLVRPELTQFERGENGFVPRTYDVDTEERPPMREIAEYTAGRAA; encoded by the coding sequence GTGCTGGAAGAGGTGGAGCGCTGGCTGACCAGGCGTTCCTGGTCCGTGGCCGACCGATCGCTCGACCGGCTCCTGGCGGCGAAGACCGCGCGCGGCACGACCGTCAGCGTGGTGCTGCCCGCGCTGGACGAGGAGAGCACGGTCGGCGCGATCGTGTCGGTGGTGCGGCGGGAGCTGATGGAGCGGGCGCCGCTGGTGGACGAGCTGGTGGTGATCGATTCCGGTTCGTCGGACGCCACGGCGAAGGTCGCGGCGGAGGCGGGCGCCCGGGTGGTGCACCGGGACGACATCCTGCCGCGGCTGCCCGCGCTGCCCGGGAAGGGCGAGGTGCTGTGGCGGTCGCTGCTGGTGACGGGCGGGGACGTGGTGTGCTTCGTGGACGCGGACCTGCGGGAGTTCTCGGCGGACTTCGTGACGGGGATCGTGGGGCCGCTGCTGACGGAGCCGGACGTGCAGCTGGTGAAGGCGATGTACGACAGGCCGCTGGGCTCTCGCGGCGCCCCCGGCGCTTCCGCCGGTCCTTCCGCCGGCCAGGGCGGGCGGGTGACGGAGCTGGTGGCGCGGCCGTTGCTGAACCTCCACTGGCCGCTGCTCGCGGGCTTCGTGCAGCCCCTGGGCGGGGAGTACGCGGCCCGGCGCACCCTGCTGGAGCGGCTGCCGTTCCCCGTCGGGTACGGCGTGGAGCTGGGGCTGCTGGTGGACGCGCTGCACACCGTGGGGCTGGACGCGCTGGGCCAGGTCGACGTCGGCACGCGGCTGCACCGGCACCAGGACGACCGGGCGCTGGGGCGGATGGCGGCGGCGATCTACCGTACGGCGCAGCTGCGCCTGTCCCGGTCGCACCTGGGGGCGCACCTGGTGCGGCCCGAGCTGACGCAGTTCGAGCGCGGTGAGAACGGCTTCGTACCGCGGACGTACGACGTGGACACGGAGGAGCGGCCGCCGATGCGGGAGATCGCGGAGTACACGGCCGGCCGCGCGGCGTAA
- a CDS encoding class II fructose-bisphosphate aldolase: protein MPLVSTGELVTAAAAAGHGVAAFNVITLEHAEAIAAGAERAGVPAILQISENAVAFHGGRLGPVAAAATAVARAASVPLSLHLDHVESADLLRAAPVAGFSSVMFDASKLPYAENLKATAEAVRWGHDHGVWVEAELGAVGGKDGGAPPDAHAPGVRTDPAEAVVFVAETGVDALAVAIGSSHAMTARTATLDHALIADLRAAVPVPLVLHGSSGVPDDEIRRAIAAGMVKINVGTALNSAYTAAVRDHLTSRPAVVDPRKYLAPAREAMTGTVAGFLRVVGA from the coding sequence GTGCCACTCGTCAGCACCGGTGAGCTGGTCACCGCCGCCGCGGCCGCCGGACACGGCGTCGCCGCCTTCAACGTCATCACCCTGGAGCACGCGGAGGCGATCGCCGCCGGCGCCGAGCGGGCCGGGGTCCCGGCGATCCTCCAGATCTCGGAGAACGCGGTGGCGTTCCACGGCGGGCGCCTCGGCCCCGTCGCCGCCGCCGCGACGGCCGTCGCCCGCGCCGCGTCCGTACCGCTGTCGCTGCACCTGGACCACGTCGAGTCGGCGGACCTGCTGCGGGCCGCGCCCGTGGCCGGGTTCAGCTCGGTGATGTTCGACGCCTCGAAGCTGCCGTACGCGGAGAACCTCAAGGCCACCGCCGAGGCCGTGCGCTGGGGTCACGACCACGGTGTCTGGGTGGAGGCCGAGCTGGGCGCGGTGGGCGGCAAGGACGGCGGGGCGCCGCCCGACGCGCACGCCCCGGGTGTCCGTACGGACCCGGCGGAGGCGGTCGTCTTCGTCGCCGAGACCGGGGTGGACGCCCTGGCCGTCGCGATCGGTTCGTCCCACGCGATGACGGCCCGCACCGCCACCCTCGACCACGCGCTGATCGCGGACCTGCGCGCGGCCGTACCCGTACCGCTGGTCCTGCACGGCTCGTCGGGTGTCCCCGACGACGAGATCCGCCGGGCGATCGCCGCGGGCATGGTCAAGATCAATGTCGGTACGGCGCTCAACTCGGCGTACACCGCCGCCGTACGCGACCATCTGACGTCCCGTCCGGCGGTCGTGGACCCCCGTAAATACCTCGCCCCGGCTCGCGAGGCGATGACCGGGACGGTGGCGGGGTTCCTGCGGGTGGTCGGCGCGTGA
- a CDS encoding ROK family protein has protein sequence MRHVIALDVGGTGMKAALVGADGALLYEARRATGRERGPDAVVETILDFAADLRAHGVEHLGASAVAAGVAVPGIVDAESGTAVYASNLGWRDVPLRDLLGKRLGDVPVALGHDVRTGGLAEGRLGAGRGADRFFFVGLGTGIAGAIGIEGTIEAGAHGYAGEIGHVVVRPDGPECGCGQRGCMEAIASAAAVTRAWAAASGDPAADAADCARAVDAGDPEAVRVWLDAVDALAAGLVTALTLLDPRTVIVGGGLAEAGETLFTPLRAAVERRVTFQKVPEIVPAALGDTAGCLGAGLLAWDLLAGPGTDHSDGSGRSDRLSTEVSA, from the coding sequence GTGAGACACGTCATCGCCCTCGATGTGGGCGGCACCGGTATGAAGGCCGCCCTCGTCGGCGCGGACGGCGCGCTGCTGTACGAGGCGCGGCGGGCCACCGGCAGGGAGCGCGGCCCCGACGCCGTCGTGGAGACCATCCTCGACTTCGCGGCCGACCTGCGCGCGCACGGCGTCGAGCACCTCGGCGCGAGCGCCGTCGCGGCCGGAGTCGCCGTCCCCGGCATCGTGGACGCGGAGAGCGGGACGGCCGTGTACGCGTCGAACCTGGGCTGGCGGGACGTACCGCTGCGCGACCTGCTCGGCAAGCGCCTGGGCGACGTACCCGTCGCGCTGGGCCACGACGTACGCACCGGCGGCCTCGCCGAGGGGCGGCTCGGCGCGGGCCGGGGCGCCGACCGGTTCTTCTTCGTCGGGCTGGGCACCGGCATCGCCGGCGCGATCGGCATCGAGGGCACCATCGAGGCCGGGGCGCACGGGTACGCGGGCGAGATCGGCCACGTCGTGGTCCGCCCCGACGGGCCCGAGTGCGGCTGCGGCCAGCGCGGCTGCATGGAGGCCATCGCCTCCGCCGCGGCCGTGACGCGCGCCTGGGCCGCCGCGAGCGGCGACCCGGCGGCCGACGCCGCGGACTGCGCGCGGGCCGTGGACGCGGGCGATCCCGAGGCGGTACGGGTGTGGCTGGACGCGGTCGACGCGCTCGCCGCGGGCCTGGTCACCGCGCTGACCCTGCTCGACCCGCGCACCGTCATCGTCGGCGGCGGGCTGGCCGAGGCCGGGGAGACGCTGTTCACGCCGCTGCGGGCCGCGGTGGAACGGCGCGTGACGTTCCAGAAGGTCCCCGAGATCGTGCCGGCGGCCCTCGGCGACACGGCGGGCTGCCTGGGCGCGGGGCTGCTCGCGTGGGACCTGCTGGCGGGTCCCGGCACTGACCATTCCGACGGCTCCGGCCGATCCGACCGTCTCTCCACGGAGGTATCCGCCTGA